Proteins encoded within one genomic window of Lysinibacillus louembei:
- the ybaK gene encoding Cys-tRNA(Pro) deacylase: MAKKTAKTNAVRIIEQQKIPYEVLEYTVEEGGAIDGVTVAQKTNQRVETVFKTLIATNGKGQFYVFVIPVAKELNLKAAAKIAGEKKVELIAVKELLGLTGYIRGGCSPVGMKKLFPTFIDASAQQLPFMIVSAGKIGMQMKLLPQHLLEVVKAQYGELTM; encoded by the coding sequence ATGGCAAAGAAAACAGCTAAGACGAATGCCGTTCGCATCATTGAACAACAAAAGATTCCGTATGAGGTGTTGGAATATACGGTGGAGGAAGGCGGTGCAATCGATGGTGTGACAGTTGCGCAAAAAACAAATCAACGAGTAGAAACGGTGTTTAAGACGCTTATTGCCACAAATGGCAAAGGGCAATTTTATGTTTTTGTCATTCCTGTAGCAAAGGAATTAAACTTAAAGGCAGCAGCAAAAATAGCAGGTGAGAAAAAAGTCGAGCTCATTGCAGTAAAGGAGCTACTAGGCTTAACAGGCTATATTCGTGGAGGCTGTTCACCAGTTGGCATGAAAAAGCTTTTCCCAACATTTATTGATGCATCAGCACAGCAGCTACCATTTATGATTGTCAGTGCAGGGAAAATTGGTATGCAGATGAAGCTACTACCACAGCATTTATTGGAAGTTGTCAAAGCACAATACGGTGAATTGACGATGTAA
- a CDS encoding YczE/YyaS/YitT family protein, whose translation MRKKFAWQWTFFFVGLTVMSLGISLTIKGKALGTSPWDVLHIGLFKQFGLTIGTWSILTGLIIVVSTSLFLRRWPKIATWLNMLLIGSFIDLFNWLLPSTSIFIWELCYFIAGFFVMSIGCALYISANVGAGPRDTIMMIIVEQFGGSVRLARTIMEVFAAAVGWLLGGPVGVGTVILALGSGQIIQWALPFFRKQLAQLIGEPNMLK comes from the coding sequence ATGCGGAAAAAATTTGCATGGCAGTGGACATTCTTTTTTGTCGGTTTAACTGTCATGTCATTAGGGATTTCTTTAACGATTAAAGGGAAAGCGTTAGGAACAAGCCCGTGGGATGTATTACATATTGGTTTATTTAAGCAATTTGGCTTAACGATTGGTACATGGTCTATTTTGACAGGGCTTATCATCGTTGTAAGCACCTCATTATTTTTAAGAAGATGGCCGAAAATAGCAACATGGTTAAATATGCTATTAATTGGTTCTTTTATTGATTTATTTAACTGGCTGCTACCATCAACATCTATTTTTATATGGGAGCTGTGCTATTTTATCGCAGGATTTTTTGTCATGAGCATTGGCTGTGCCTTATATATTTCGGCGAATGTCGGAGCGGGTCCACGCGACACGATTATGATGATTATTGTTGAACAGTTTGGCGGTTCTGTGCGTTTAGCAAGGACGATTATGGAAGTATTTGCAGCGGCTGTCGGTTGGCTGCTTGGTGGTCCAGTTGGTGTAGGGACAGTTATACTTGCACTAGGCTCTGGACAAATTATTCAATGGGCATTGCCTTTCTTTAGAAAACAGCTAGCGCAATTGATTGGTGAGCCAAATATGTTAAAATAG
- a CDS encoding putative metalloprotease CJM1_0395 family protein, protein MKIASLMQSGMLDFEGRKKVLQRKEMGEAYKRTAQFAKASQNPVLVALENLLSGKTEKDLLAADAKANDTQQRLETPEAQAQLRHLQMTESEVKAHEQAHKAAGASVTGPISYTYTQGPDDQLYVSGGEVSIQTPTTSSDEETIKILEQVRQAALAPAQPSPQDLRVAASAAAQIQQVQTGLVAELEPHEEPPFVNEDLTFDVPEQFTNDVERNATAPTIFGKELENIITQRTFNKAKMQYQSHIEMVKNGYLAVEEPTFSKIA, encoded by the coding sequence ATGAAAATTGCTAGCTTGATGCAAAGCGGCATGTTGGATTTTGAGGGACGCAAAAAGGTATTACAACGCAAAGAGATGGGTGAGGCATATAAAAGAACGGCACAATTTGCTAAGGCAAGCCAAAACCCAGTTCTTGTGGCGTTAGAAAATTTGCTGTCAGGTAAAACAGAGAAGGATTTACTAGCAGCAGACGCAAAAGCGAATGATACACAGCAAAGGCTAGAGACACCTGAAGCGCAAGCGCAATTACGCCACCTACAAATGACAGAGAGCGAAGTAAAGGCACATGAGCAGGCGCATAAAGCGGCGGGAGCAAGCGTCACAGGGCCAATTTCATACACATATACGCAAGGTCCAGATGATCAGCTTTATGTAAGTGGTGGAGAAGTGTCTATTCAAACACCTACGACAAGCTCTGACGAGGAAACAATAAAAATATTAGAGCAGGTACGTCAAGCGGCATTGGCACCTGCACAGCCATCTCCACAGGATTTGCGAGTAGCTGCGAGCGCAGCAGCACAGATTCAACAAGTGCAGACAGGGCTTGTTGCAGAACTGGAACCACATGAAGAGCCCCCATTTGTAAACGAAGACTTAACTTTCGATGTGCCTGAGCAATTTACAAATGATGTAGAGCGTAATGCGACAGCACCAACGATTTTCGGTAAGGAATTAGAAAATATTATTACACAAAGAACGTTTAATAAAGCAAAGATGCAGTACCAAAGCCATATTGAGATGGTGAAAAACGGCTATCTTGCGGTTGAAGAGCCAACATTTTCAAAAATTGCGTAA
- a CDS encoding sensor histidine kinase: MIGQIIFILVIAIISGYLISFVLLDGILQAPFADLFIAFCENVLQLDWYVARDAYSVLFQQNKSFWLAIGFIILLLIIFYIALSRFTRYFNQISDGIMMLSEDSEKEIHLPAELDFLEKQLNNVKAKLEKRAKDAQEAEQRKNDLVVYLAHDIKTPLTSIIGYLSLLDEAKDMPVEQREKYVTITLEKSYRLEQLINEFFEITRFNLQTIILEKNLIPLNYMLLQVADEFYPLLAPKGQKAVVQIDDEINIYADGDKLARVFNNILKNAVVYSNPNSTIEISARNENNQTFISFTNVGKTIPAEKLEMIFQKFYRLDSARSTQTGGAGLGLAISNEIIQAHGGTITATSSDHKTVFTVMIPTNS; the protein is encoded by the coding sequence ATGATTGGGCAAATTATTTTTATTTTAGTAATAGCCATCATTAGTGGCTATCTCATTAGCTTCGTTTTGCTTGATGGAATATTACAAGCGCCGTTTGCGGATTTATTTATAGCCTTCTGTGAAAATGTGCTGCAATTAGATTGGTATGTAGCAAGAGACGCTTACTCCGTATTGTTTCAACAAAATAAATCCTTTTGGTTGGCTATAGGATTTATTATATTATTACTTATTATTTTTTACATTGCGCTTTCTCGTTTTACTCGTTATTTTAATCAAATTAGCGATGGTATTATGATGCTTTCAGAGGATTCAGAGAAGGAAATTCACCTTCCTGCTGAGCTAGATTTTTTAGAAAAGCAATTAAACAATGTAAAAGCTAAATTAGAGAAGCGTGCCAAAGATGCGCAGGAAGCAGAGCAGAGAAAGAATGATTTAGTTGTTTATTTAGCACACGATATTAAAACACCGCTAACATCAATTATTGGTTATTTAAGCCTTTTAGATGAGGCGAAGGATATGCCGGTGGAGCAAAGGGAAAAGTATGTCACGATTACATTAGAAAAATCGTATAGATTGGAGCAATTAATTAATGAGTTTTTTGAAATAACAAGATTTAATTTGCAAACTATTATTTTAGAAAAAAATCTAATTCCTTTAAATTATATGCTATTGCAAGTAGCTGATGAATTTTATCCATTGCTAGCACCGAAAGGTCAAAAAGCAGTTGTCCAAATAGATGATGAAATCAATATTTATGCAGATGGTGATAAATTGGCAAGGGTATTTAATAATATTTTAAAAAATGCAGTTGTCTATAGTAATCCAAATAGCACCATTGAAATTAGCGCTAGAAACGAAAATAATCAGACGTTTATTTCATTTACGAATGTAGGGAAAACAATTCCTGCTGAAAAGCTGGAGATGATATTTCAAAAATTTTATCGTTTAGATAGCGCAAGGTCGACGCAAACAGGTGGTGCGGGGCTTGGCTTAGCAATTTCCAATGAAATTATACAGGCGCATGGTGGGACGATTACAGCTACTTCAAGTGATCATAAAACCGTGTTTACTGTGATGATTCCAACGAATTCTTAA
- the vanR gene encoding VanR-ABDEGLN family response regulator transcription factor codes for MNLNILVLDDEKEIADLIEVYLINEKYNVFKYYDAKEALAFIESTTIDLAILDVMMPEIDGFTLLRKIREAHTFPVIMLTAKEEEIDKINGFSLGADDYITKPFRPLELVARVKAQIRRFTMYNQDAKHSEDTIDFSGLVLNKSTRQVFLNEKQLALTPTEFSILWYLSLNRGKVISSEQLFQEVWGEKYFNSNNTIMVHIRNLRDKMKDSAENPKFIKTVWGVGYTIEK; via the coding sequence TTGAATTTGAATATTTTAGTATTAGATGATGAAAAGGAAATTGCCGATTTAATCGAAGTTTATTTAATAAATGAAAAATACAATGTGTTTAAATATTACGATGCGAAAGAGGCTTTAGCATTTATAGAAAGCACAACGATTGATTTAGCCATTTTAGATGTGATGATGCCCGAAATAGATGGCTTTACGCTGTTAAGGAAAATTAGAGAAGCTCACACTTTTCCTGTTATTATGCTGACTGCAAAAGAAGAGGAGATAGACAAAATAAACGGCTTTTCGCTAGGAGCAGATGATTATATTACGAAGCCTTTTCGCCCGTTGGAGCTCGTCGCTCGTGTCAAGGCTCAAATAAGAAGGTTTACAATGTATAATCAGGACGCTAAGCATAGTGAAGATACGATAGACTTCTCTGGCTTAGTTTTAAATAAAAGCACACGTCAAGTTTTTCTGAACGAAAAGCAATTAGCTCTTACACCAACTGAGTTCTCTATTTTATGGTACTTATCTTTAAATAGAGGAAAGGTGATTAGCTCAGAGCAGCTATTTCAGGAGGTTTGGGGAGAAAAGTATTTTAACAGCAATAATACTATTATGGTCCATATTAGAAATTTGCGAGATAAAATGAAGGATTCTGCGGAAAATCCAAAGTTTATTAAAACGGTTTGGGGAGTGGGATATACAATTGAAAAGTGA
- a CDS encoding glycine C-acetyltransferase, whose product MSKILDAFLQENLQALHEQGLYNEIDPVEGANGPIIKVRGKNLVNLSSNNYLGLATNDELKKVAKETIDVYGVGAGAVRTINGTLDLHVKLEEKLAEFKGTEAAISYQSGFNCNMAAISAVMDKNDAILSDQLNHASIIDGCRLSKAKIIAYNHSDMGDLRAKAKAAKESGLYNKIMVITDGVFSMDGDIAKLPEIVEIAKEFDLITYVDDAHGSGVTGKGKGTVKHFGLENEIDFQIGTLSKAIGVVGGYVAGKKQLIDWLKVRSRPFLFSTALPPADVAAITSAVQMIIDSTELHDKLWDNGDYLKKGLSELGFNIGASETPITPCIIGDEKLTQEFSKRLFEEGVYAKSIVFPTVPKGTGRVRNMPTAAHTKEMLDEALAIYAKVGRELGVIQ is encoded by the coding sequence TTGTCAAAAATATTAGATGCATTTTTACAAGAGAATTTACAAGCGTTGCATGAGCAAGGATTATATAACGAAATCGACCCTGTAGAAGGCGCAAATGGTCCGATTATTAAAGTGCGTGGCAAAAATTTAGTTAACTTATCATCAAATAACTATTTAGGTTTAGCAACAAATGATGAATTAAAGAAAGTTGCAAAGGAAACAATTGATGTATATGGCGTAGGTGCAGGTGCTGTACGTACGATTAATGGTACGCTTGATTTGCACGTGAAGTTAGAGGAAAAGCTAGCAGAGTTCAAAGGAACAGAGGCAGCAATTTCTTATCAATCAGGCTTTAACTGTAATATGGCAGCAATTTCAGCTGTGATGGATAAAAATGATGCGATTTTATCAGATCAATTAAACCATGCTTCTATTATTGATGGCTGCCGTCTATCAAAGGCAAAAATTATCGCATACAACCATTCAGATATGGGTGACTTACGTGCGAAGGCGAAGGCAGCGAAAGAGTCAGGTCTTTACAATAAAATTATGGTTATTACAGACGGTGTCTTTTCAATGGATGGTGATATCGCGAAGCTACCAGAAATTGTTGAAATTGCAAAAGAGTTTGATTTGATTACTTACGTGGATGATGCGCATGGCTCTGGTGTGACAGGTAAAGGAAAAGGCACAGTGAAGCATTTCGGCTTGGAAAATGAAATCGACTTCCAAATCGGTACATTATCAAAGGCAATCGGTGTTGTTGGTGGCTATGTAGCTGGGAAGAAGCAATTAATCGACTGGTTAAAAGTGCGTTCTCGTCCATTTTTATTCTCAACAGCATTGCCACCAGCGGATGTTGCAGCAATTACAAGTGCAGTACAAATGATTATCGATTCAACAGAGCTACATGATAAGCTGTGGGACAATGGTGATTACTTGAAAAAAGGTTTATCGGAGTTAGGCTTTAATATCGGTGCATCTGAAACACCGATTACACCATGTATTATCGGTGATGAAAAATTAACACAAGAATTTTCAAAGCGCCTATTTGAAGAAGGCGTTTACGCAAAATCAATTGTTTTCCCAACAGTACCAAAAGGAACTGGTCGTGTGCGTAACATGCCAACAGCAGCACATACAAAGGAAATGCTAGATGAGGCATTAGCGATTTATGCGAAAGTAGGTCGTGAATTAGGTGTAATTCAATAA
- a CDS encoding diguanylate cyclase domain-containing protein, translating into MRITIKGTKSLVVYGILLLLLMQIPVFMLLNRGEEGLLLYILLIVIIILTIWKGAVAGLISSLVLIFCSGTILLYMRIAGTISTISATFPLYLFFIYGALLLLLILCAGKVRELLLLQDQHIQHLERDVSRFVAIDIETGFDNETRMYSTVEEEMSRTDRSKHNFVFILLRLENYKQFKQLYGVNEVHHLWKQLAMKIQKTVRQTDKKFRYGDNQIALLLTDTSSQFIDVVYEKLDQALKSHQLLNGHWVTLRYKTSYFVYTSQVEQSFEELLLSLERELRTNEL; encoded by the coding sequence ATGCGAATAACGATAAAAGGAACTAAATCCTTGGTAGTATACGGCATACTGCTACTATTGCTCATGCAAATCCCTGTGTTTATGTTGTTGAACAGAGGCGAAGAAGGATTATTATTATATATTCTTTTGATTGTTATTATTATTTTAACGATATGGAAAGGTGCGGTGGCTGGCTTAATTAGCAGCCTTGTACTTATTTTTTGCAGTGGAACAATTCTATTGTACATGCGTATAGCTGGTACAATTTCAACAATTAGTGCTACTTTTCCGCTATATTTATTTTTTATTTATGGTGCGCTACTATTACTGCTTATTTTATGTGCTGGAAAGGTGCGGGAGCTGCTTCTATTACAGGATCAACACATTCAGCATCTTGAGCGGGATGTCAGTCGTTTTGTTGCTATTGATATAGAAACAGGGTTTGATAATGAAACACGTATGTATTCAACAGTGGAAGAAGAAATGAGCAGAACGGACCGCTCTAAGCATAATTTTGTATTTATTCTTCTAAGGTTGGAAAACTATAAGCAGTTTAAGCAGCTATATGGAGTGAATGAAGTGCATCATTTGTGGAAGCAGCTAGCGATGAAAATACAGAAAACAGTTCGCCAAACGGATAAAAAATTTCGTTACGGAGACAATCAAATCGCCCTCCTTTTGACAGATACATCAAGTCAGTTTATTGATGTAGTGTATGAAAAATTAGATCAAGCTTTGAAAAGTCATCAGCTATTGAATGGGCATTGGGTAACATTGCGTTATAAAACAAGCTACTTCGTTTATACATCTCAAGTAGAACAAAGCTTTGAAGAGCTATTATTGAGCTTAGAAAGAGAGCTGAGAACAAATGAGCTTTAA
- a CDS encoding D-alanyl-D-alanine carboxypeptidase family protein yields the protein MSLRQDIASSKLFAPVQSEGTLDISLHSSNAILVNLDKNEVLLDKNSEQIIYPASLTKMMTILVAIEHIDDLQERIVLPREIFDDLYQENASMAGFLPNEELTLEDLLYGSMLPSGAEATIGLAEYIAGSEQAFVKLMNDKAQQLEMENTNFTNTTGLHNANHYTTVKDISLFLQYALMNQEFRNVYTAQRYSIQSTNLHPEGITLTSRMFQNMSSSMLPQGEIVGGKTGYTDEAGLCLASLAVVNGQEYILVTAGAEGGPRTEQFNIVDAFSVYSAL from the coding sequence ATGTCTTTACGTCAGGACATTGCCTCTTCAAAATTATTCGCACCTGTACAGAGCGAGGGAACGCTTGATATTAGTTTACACAGCTCCAATGCAATTTTAGTGAATTTGGATAAAAATGAAGTGCTATTGGATAAAAATAGTGAGCAAATTATTTACCCAGCATCTTTAACAAAAATGATGACAATTTTAGTAGCTATTGAACATATTGATGATTTGCAAGAACGCATTGTATTACCGAGGGAAATATTTGATGATTTATATCAAGAAAATGCCTCTATGGCAGGTTTTCTTCCAAATGAGGAGCTTACTTTAGAGGATTTACTGTATGGCTCTATGCTGCCGTCAGGTGCGGAGGCAACAATCGGTTTAGCTGAATATATTGCTGGCTCAGAGCAAGCATTTGTAAAGCTTATGAACGATAAGGCTCAGCAGCTAGAAATGGAAAATACGAATTTTACAAATACAACAGGATTACACAATGCTAATCATTATACGACGGTTAAAGATATTTCCTTATTTTTACAATATGCGTTAATGAATCAGGAGTTTCGAAATGTTTATACAGCACAGCGTTATTCTATACAATCAACAAATCTCCATCCAGAAGGCATCACATTGACAAGTCGAATGTTTCAAAATATGAGCTCCAGCATGCTACCTCAGGGCGAAATAGTAGGTGGCAAAACGGGCTATACAGATGAGGCAGGCTTATGTTTAGCAAGCTTAGCAGTGGTAAATGGACAAGAGTACATCCTTGTAACGGCAGGAGCTGAAGGAGGACCACGAACTGAGCAATTTAATATAGTGGATGCATTTTCAGTATATAGTGCGCTGTGA